A genomic window from Enoplosus armatus isolate fEnoArm2 chromosome 20, fEnoArm2.hap1, whole genome shotgun sequence includes:
- the slc16a3b gene encoding monocarboxylate transporter 4 → MGGAVVDDGPPGVKAPDGGWGWAVLAGCFVITGFSYAFPKAVSVFFKELIREFDVGYSDTAWISSILLAMLYGTGPLCTVLVNRFGCRPVMMVGGLFASLGMILASFATSIIHIYLCTGVITGLGLALNFQPSLIMLNRYFSEKRPLANGLAAAGSPVALCCLSPLGQILQYQYGWRGGFLILGGMLLNCCACGALMRPLLPPKKPQELEESTPTASKEEEKKPTKKLLDFSVFKDRGFVIYTIAASIMVLGLFVPPVFVVNYAKGLGYEDTKSALLLTILGFVDMFARPASGLIAGMKWVRPRSVYLFSFAIIFNGCTDLIGSQANNYAGLVVFCIFFGMSYGMVGALQFEVLMAIVGTEKFSSAIGLVLLVEAIAVLVGPPGAGRLLDATNQYMYVFLLAGCEVTLAAFVISLGNFFCISRKQEDPEAKMEMAVTASEKEGLNCGVEGEENYDGEEEPKGKENGKVGAVKAGEGVMMVKEMGEEGGEENTSL, encoded by the exons ATGGGAGGAGCAGTGGTGGACGACGGGCCTCCCGGGGTGAAGGCACCAGACGGTGGCTGGGGTTGGGCGGTGTTGGCCGGCTGCTTCGTCATCACTGGCTTCTCCTACGCTTTCCCCAAGGCCGTCAGCGTCTTCTTCAAGGAGCTGATCCGGGAGTTTGACGTGGGCTACAGCGACACCGCCTGGATCTCGTCAATACTGCTCGCCATGCTATATGGCACAG GCCCCCTGTGCACGGTGTTGGTGAACAGGTTTGGCTGTCGACCAGTGATGATGGTTGGAGGGCTCTTCGCCTCGCTGGGAATGATTCTGGCCTCCTTTGCCACCAGCATCATACACATCTACCTCTGCACTGGAGTTATTACAG gtCTCGGTCTGGCGTTGAACTTCCAGCCGTCTCTGATAATGCTGAATCGCTACTTCAGTGAGAAACGTCCTCTGGCCAATGGCTTGGCGGCAGCGGGAAGCCCCGTGGCACTGTGCTGTCTCTCCCCACTGGGACAGATTCTCCAGTACCAGTATGGCTGGAGGGGGGGGTTCCTCATACTGGGAGGGATGCTGCTCAACTGCTGTGCCTGTGGTGCCCTCATGAGGCCCTTGTTGCCCCCTAAGAAGCcccaggagctggaggagagcacTCCCACAGCTTccaaggaggaggaaaagaagccAACGAAGAAACTGCTGGATTTCAGTGTGTTCAAGGACAGGGGTTTTGTCATCTATACCATTGCAGCGTCCATCATGGTGCTGGGCTTGTTTGTGCCCCCCGTGTTTGTGGTCAACTATGCTAAAGGCCTTGGCTATGAGGACACTAAGTCGGCATTGCTGCTCACCAtcttgggatttgttgatatgTTTGCCCGGCCCGCATCAGGACTCATAGCAGGCATGAAGTGGGTGCGGCCCAGAAGTGTCTACCTGTTCAGCTTCGCCATAATCTTCAATGGGTGCACCGACCTCATAGGATCACAG GCGAACAACTACGCAGGTCTCGTGGTCTTCTGTATCTTCTTTGGCATGTCATACGGCATGGTGGGAGCGCTTCAGTTCGAGGTCCTCATGGCCATTGTTGGGACAGAGAAGTTCTCCAGCGCCATCGgtctggtgctgctggtggaagCCATCGCTGTGCTAGTGGGACCTCCTGGAGCAG GTCGCCTCTTGGATGCCACCAATCAGTACATGTACGTCTTCCTGTTGGCGGGCTGTGAGGTCACACTGGCGGCCTTTGTCATCAGCCTGGGTAACTTCTTCTGCATtagcaggaagcaggaagatCCAGAGGCTAAGATGGAGATGgctgtgacggcctcagagaAGGAGGGGCTGAACTGCGGGGTGGAAGGCGAGGAAAACTACGATGGCGAAGAGGAGCCAAAGGGAAAAGAGAACGGAAAAGTCGGTGCTGTGAAAGCAGGGGAGGGGGTTATGATGGTGAAGGAGATGGGGGAGGAGGGCGGAGAGGAAAACACATCGTTATGA